Genomic DNA from Actinomycetes bacterium:
CCGACTCGGTCTAGCACTAACCGACACTTCGGTCGGTTGGTTGGCTGGATCGACACCAGACCAGGTGGTCGGCGCCAAAACCAGAATTCTCACACGTTGAAACCGATGGCCCGCAACTGTTCGCGGCCATCGTCGGTGATCTTGTCGAGCCCCCACGGCGGCATCCACACCCAGTTGATGACGAACTCCGCCACCACACCATCAAGGGCAGCGCGAGTTTGATCTTCGATAACATCCGTCAGCGGGCATGCTGCCGAGGTCAGGGTCATATCGATGATGCAGTGGTTGTCCTCATTAACATTGGCACCGTAGATCAAGCCCAAGTCAACAATGTTGATTCCCAGTTCTGGATCGACAACGTCGTGCAATGCCTCCATCACATCATCAACGCTGGCTATCGTCTGCTCAGTCATACCTGCTCCCTCGCTGGTGTGTCTTGTGGTCCATTGATTTGCTCTACTGCGTCACGCAATGCCATCCAGGACAAGAGAGCGCATTTCACTCGGGCGGGATACTGCGCAACACCGGCGAACGCCACCAAGTCACCCAGCGCATCTTCGTCGGGTTCAACCTGACCCTTGCCGTGCATCAGTTCCACGAACTCGTCGAGTAGGGCAAACGCTGCTGACAGTGGTTTACCAACGACTTCCCCGTAAAGCACGGAGGCGCTGGCCTGCGAAATGGAGCAGCCTTGGTTGTCGTAGGAAACGTCAGCGAGGATCGGGTCCGCGCCGTCCGCGAGCCGCACCCGCAGGGTGATCTCATCACCGCAGGTTGGGTTCACGTGCATCACTTCCGCGTCGAAGGGATCGCGCAGACCTCGACCTTCGGGATT
This window encodes:
- a CDS encoding metal-sulfur cluster assembly factor, whose amino-acid sequence is MTEQTIASVDDVMEALHDVVDPELGINIVDLGLIYGANVNEDNHCIIDMTLTSAACPLTDVIEDQTRAALDGVVAEFVINWVWMPPWGLDKITDDGREQLRAIGFNV
- a CDS encoding SUF system NifU family Fe-S cluster assembly protein, yielding MDMAAMYQEVILDHYRNPEGRGLRDPFDAEVMHVNPTCGDEITLRVRLADGADPILADVSYDNQGCSISQASASVLYGEVVGKPLSAAFALLDEFVELMHGKGQVEPDEDALGDLVAFAGVAQYPARVKCALLSWMALRDAVEQINGPQDTPAREQV